The region CAAACTCTAAAAGGGGTCCTATGTGTGGATACTTGTGATACTTTGAATTATATTTATTCATAGCTCCTCTATGAGAGTGAATTAAATTATCTATTTGTGAACATCTTTTCAAATTCATTTTTTTTGCAAATTATTGAACAATTTCTAAAATCCAAGATTTTTTTTGCAATccgaaaatatttttcaaaattcgtGATTTTTTTGAAATCCAAGAATAAAAATCTACCAACATTTTTATCAAATTCGCAAACATTTTTGTATTTGTGAACATGTTTTGCAAATGGATGATCACTTTTTAAAATTTGGATCATTTTTTCAAATCGTGAACacttttcaaatttgtgattttttgaAATCCAAGGACATTGTttattcttcaaaattttgaacattttttgaaattatagAACATTTTTAATTTCGAACTTTTTtaaaaatcacaaatatttttaaaaattcaaaaaatcaaattcgtgaacattttttgaatccctTGATCGGCATACCAATGCGTGGTTGGCCGGAGTTTGCTCGCACCTGTCCTGAGTCATTCAAGAGACCGTGTTGATGCTTGCCAACTTTTCCAAAGCGAAGAATAATACGTACTACTACTAGGTAGGTTCATTGACCAGCCAAGCAATTTGACCCTCGTGTCCATCGTCCTTTTGCTCTGCTCGACTAGTCTACAACTCTACATATACACACTTCTCCTTCTATCAATCCAACAAACAACCCAACACCAACAAGGGAAAAAACACACAGAGCTAGCTAGCTACGTGCAAAGTTTGAGTTGATCCAAATGGCCGGAGGAGACAACCTCAAGCTGGTGGGCATGTGGGCGAGCCCTCACGTCCTGCGAGTGCAGCTCGCGCTCTGCCTCAAGGGCCTAAGCTACGAGTTCGTGGAGATGGAGGGGGAGCAAGGCCTCGAGAAAAACAAGGGGGAGCAGCTGCTCCTCAACAGTAAGCTGCCGGTGCTGATCCATGGTGGCAAGCCTATCCGTGGGAAGTCGTTGAGCATGATACAGTACATCGATGAGGCCTTCGTTGGCGCCAGTCCATCCCTCCTCCCGGACGACCCCTCCGAGCGTGCCATGGCTCGCTACTGGGCTGACTTTATCGATGACATGGTATTATGCTAATTTTGAGACGATTGAACTTTTTTTACTGGTCTCACCATCAACCGCACAAGACTTCAAAACATTCTACACGCATGATCGATCGACTTTAATTAATTTCGTCGTCTTCGTATGCTTTGAGTTTTTTTATGGTAATTATATACTGCGGGCGGTGTTATTATAGCTTGTACCCTGTGTATGTGCAGCTTGTGAAGGCGATGCACATGGCGGCATGGGGCAAAACGGACGGGGAGAAGGCCAAGGGGAAGAACCAGGTCGCCTCCGCGGTGGAGACCCTAGAGGGAGCCCTGAGAGAGTGCTCGAATCCCTTCTTTGGAGGCAACACTGTCGGATATGTGGATGTCATACTCGGTGGTCTTCTTGGGTGGGTGCGCGAGACCGACGCGATGCAAGGTGTCAAGACCTTCGACGACCCATCCATGACGCCTCTCCTCGCTATGTGGGCAGACCGTTTTTCTGCACTGAAAGAAGTCCTGGTGGTCATGCCAGATGTGGGAGCGTTGGTCGATTTTGCCATGCCTACGACATGTGCTCGCAGCTCTGGTCCATTGGGCATCGCCGTTTCCATATATATGATTGGGGTTCTTCTGCAAATGGTGGCGTCCTATCTCACTTGGTTGGGTCGAGCCGAGGGCAAAGGAGATCCCCAGGACGGAAACCCTTGTTCTCGCCTTCACTGGTTGACTCCAGGAGCATTACCGTATTGGGGTTGCTATGTCCTTGAAGGCCTGGACTTCGTGACCAGTTCTATGCCCACGCTGTTTCTTCTATATGTTTTCGTGAAAGGTTTCAAGAGTAGTATGGTCAGGGTGCTGCTGATGGGAGTCCCTGTGTTAGTCGTCACATGGTACTTTCTTACCCTCTACAAGCCGTGTGGCCCTGACACCTTAAACATTACTACAACATTGATGAGCATGTTGCCGCGCCCATCCATATTTACCGAATAACTTCAAATAAAGAGGAATATGGCGACACATAACAGGATTGACGTGCCCTGTGTTAGTCATTTATTTTGAATAGAGTTTCGTTGTGTACATCGTCAATGCAGAGATGAGGAGCATTGTAAAGAAACATGGGAGCTTATTATAATAAAAGGATTGATTCTTTCTTTTAATTTTCAAAAGGTGAAATTGTCCAGAAAGATGAAATCATCGAGATCTGGTGGTGTCTTTAGGTAATAACGGTCATGAGGTGGCTTCTTCGGTCAGTGAGTTGAACTCAGAGACCGAAAATGCCTTGGTTATATTACAGAAAAACGGCCTCTGAGACCCCCGTCAAGAATGATGATCTGGATGTGCTCCTAGTAACATATATTCATCACGTGTGAGGggctgaatcttgaagagaaaagggtacaCAAAAATCATACATGTGTTTGGCATTCCTGAAATGATACTCGACCCTCTCTTTCTCCATTTAATTCTACGTTAccacatcaaaattgcctagttggcatgcatgataatactagttatgatactcccattagaCGTAACATTATCTGATCCATAGCCCGGCTAAATGTCAATTGTTTATTTCTCAACTACTTTTCGCGTGTCTTTCATCATTGTATCAACATCCAAGACAAAACATGGGTCAGAACCAACTTTTTCATCTAAAAACACTAATACTTCATTTTCAGGTGTCAAAAAATATTTCCCCGCGGGCAAGCGACATTTCTCCACATGAGTTGTATGTTCCACTGGCAAAAAAAGGCAATAGTGACATCCAGCTCTTTCTAGGAAGTGCCATCCTTCCTGTGTGTGTATCCTGCTACTCATGATAAACACAATCAAATTTTATTCAAGTGACCCTCAACACGCTGAAGGTGAATGGCCCAGAAAACCAAAAAAAGTATGCCTCACAGTGGCTAATACCGGACAATCCCATGAGCCGCAGTATGACCACGTTTCATTGAAAGAGCGCAGACGAAAAGAACAACATACAGTATGTAGCAACACCAATACGGTAACATTCTCAGCACTAGGCAGTGGAAGTCAGAACAAAAGGAATCACCATGGAGCTCCCCTCTGCCGCCACCTAAAATCATCTACTACATGCAGTCGCAATTTGCACAAGAAGTGAAGACAAAATTAAAATAACTTGCAGGGATTCACGGGAGCAGTGAGTAGGCACCGGCCTGGCTAAGTCGACCAGCTCGCCCACATCTGGCATGAGTCCCTGAACTTTTTTCAACGAACAGAAGCGGTCCTGCCATGCGAGTAGGAGCGGCGTGGTGATAGGGTCGAAGGTCTTCATGCTGGGTTGTCTCTTATCGGTGACGCACAGCCATGGAAGAAGGCCACCGAGCACCACATCCACATATCCGGGGCTATCGCCTCCGAAGAAGGGCTTGGAGCACTCTCTCATAGCTCCCTCTAGCGTCTCCATAGCGGCCGCCATCTGGGCCTTCACCCCTGCCTTCTCCCTGCACGTTACGCTCCATGTCGCCTTCTCCATCGCCTTGACGAGCTGCAGATGCACACGACACAAGTTATAACAGGACCAGCACTAAAACCGTCATTAAAAAGTGCAAAGCATATACGAAGTCGAAGAGAAAGCAAAACTAATGACAATCACACATGCGACATGCTTATATATAACACAGAGACCCCAAGGTGAAACTCTTATGCAATTATATATAATCAGCTTGATGCGATGATATGATTAATGAGAAAGACTTCTGTTATCAAGAAAAAgatactccctttgtcccaaaatttttgtcttacatttgtttagatacggatgtatctaacactaaaatgtaactagatacatccgtgtttagacaaatctaagataaaaattttgggacagagggagtacaataccGTGTCATCGATAAAGTCACCCCAGTAGCGAGCAATAGCACGCTCGGAGGGGCCTTCGGGGAGGAGGGAGGAGCCGGCGCCGGTGAAGGCCTCGTCGAGGTCCTGGATTAGGCTCAACGACGTCCCGTAGACAGGCTTGCCGCCGTGGGTCAGCACCGGCAGCTTACTGTTGAGGAGCAGCTCATCGCTCTTGTAGTTCTTGAGGCCTTGCTCCTCCACGTACTCGTAGCCCAAGCCCTTGAGGTGGAGCGCGAGTCGTACTCGCAAGACGTGCGGGCTCGCCCAGGTCCCCAGCAGCCTCAGCTCGTCTCCTCCGGCCATGTCCTAGCTAGCTGCATGGTGTCGAGCGATCAGCTCAATTAGGCCGGTTAGTTTGCACGTAGAGCTAGGTTAACGTGTGCTTTTGAGTTTTGATCTTTCTTGTTATATATGCCTTCTTGAGGACATGTGGACCAAATTATTGGGTTGATCTATGAAGTACTGCCTCCGTCtaggtttattggtcctcattgtatttcgtgccaaattttaaccATAGATTAAATTAACAAAATGTTTACgcgtgtcaccaaacattatatttttgaaaattatgttcaaatacgaatccaataagATAATTttacttgacatgcattaacattttgttatttaaatctttagtcaaaattaacACAAACTACAAAAAGGACCtataaatcaggacggaggtacTATGAACCATATCTTCCTAGCGGTTCTACTATTCTTCGACAAGAAAAGTATTCAAGTGTGACCATATGCCAGCTGGGTACACGTCTACTGTTCTTTGACTTTGACTAGAATTCCATTATTTGAACATTGTTCGAGCACTCATCAACCTCACCTCGTGGATTGTACACTACCCATTATTGCAGTCGCCATCGATCTGCTGGCAAAGTACAGTCATGTGCCTACCAGGAAACATCGAGGAGACTTAAGAGAAATGTTTGGATACTTTTAAGGGATTGAAAATCTTGGATTATTTTATATAGAGAAGAAGGAACCATGACCTATCGGTGCTAGGCTATCTCTGGCGTTGGGTACCTAACTatctacttcctccattcctaaatatttgtctttttagagatttcaaatggactaccacatacggatgtatgtagcatATATTAGAGTGTAAATTCATTCCTTTtgctcgtatgtagtcacttgttgatatccctacaaagacaaatatttagaaacgaagggagtatcaCACATACGAGTCATGCACTATACACGTTACCACTGTATCATCAAAATAGTCTAAACAAAGTCTTATATCGGCTTCAACGAACTGCTATGAAATCATACTAAAACAACAGTGTAGGACTTTGACCAATGACGGACCACATTCAGTTGACGCGGCTTGAAGTCATTAGCCCAGAGACGCTCCCCTCCCCCGCGTCGCTCTATCCAGGGTGACACGGGCGGACcgtcaaaccctagccgccggccaCCCCCAGCCCTCCCCTCCTCTCGCCGCTGCCGGAGGAGGCCCCGGGCGAAGCCCCAGGGGCGGACGGCGGATGGCGGGGTACCTCCTGCTCGGCTCGCGGCGGTTGGCGGCGGTTTCCGAGTGCTGCAGCGGGGGCGACGGGTGTGGCGGCGCGGCTGGGTGGCTTATTTCGCCGACGTGGTGGCGCCTGGTGCTGCCCGTGGCCGCGGTGGGCGTGGATCTGGGCTGCCCTTGCTCCCAGATGCGGGTGCGGTGGCCTCCGACGGGATGCTGTGCTTCCCCGTGCATTTGGCTGCACGGGATCCCGGTCATCAGCCACCATCAAGCCACGCCCCTCTGGTCATCTCCACGTTGCCCTGCTTCTGCAACGACGGTTCCCAGGGGGATTTCCCATGGCTGTCGTCCTCCCCGTCTCTCCCAGCAGATCCAACTTCGTCCTCGCGCGGTCTCACCCCGTCCATCGCAGGTATACTCCCTTCCGCCAGAGTTGGTGTCCTGAGGTTGAGCCTCGTCTCCGACTTCCTACTGCCCGTTGGCTGTTGAAACGTTGGTGTATCCGGGCTTCTCAGGTTGAGGTGGGGATCAGTGCGAAAGCTCAGCGACGGCGTCGCCTACGGGCGTCCTTGACCTGCTTGCAGGCGTCGCGTTGGACTCCCTCTCTTGCTCGTGGTGGGCTGCCGGGGATAGGTAGGGATTGAGCGAAAGCTCCGCTCTGACTTGGTCAGCGCTGGTAATGACGGCGCCTGTGGGCGTCGTGCTCTTCCCTGGAAGCGTTGCCATTTTCCCCCTTCCCTTGCAACATTGGTTCCCTGAGTGTGGCGTGCTCGACGAGTCTTGGACCAAGCAATTTCCTTTGGTGTGCATGCTAAAGACCCCCCCCCATGGCTACCATTGTGTTGCAGCGAGCTTCGTGCTCTTGGTGTCGTCTCGGTTCATCTTTGTTCAATGATGACGCAGGATGCCTCCCCAACTTGTTAATCGTTTCAAATTTCCGCGGCGGAGCTCCCTGTTGAGGTTCGTGTTTGGTTTAGGCACTCGTTGACTATGGATGCTCCTCTGTTGCGCCGTGGGGTTTGATACGCACGCCGGTGTGGTGCGTTAGGCCGATTGTGAAGTCTTGGTATTGTGATCCTTGAGGACATCCCACATCTACTTGTGTCTCTTATGTGTTGGTCTTTGGTCAGCTACCTAGGTCGAGCCTTGTCTTAGGCATTTTTCTCTCTTCTTCTTTTATCCTATGGTTTTCGGCTTGTTTTCCTCATAAACGGGTCAATTTGTTAAGGTTTTCGAtccggttttccttataaactggatcaCTCTCCTGGCATTATGGCCActttgagtaatatattcaggtggaggactcctcccccggtgatttctcaaaaaaaaacattCAGTTGACGCATACaagtccgatggtgtttgttgagttggcatagatcgagattaggatttgtcactctgattgtcggagaggtattatgggccctctcggtaatgcacatcactataagccttgcaagcaatgtgactaatgagttagttgtgggatgatgtattacggaacgagtgaagagacttgtcggtaacgagattgaactaggtattgagataccgacgatcaaatctcgggcagtaacataccgatgacaaagggaacaacgtatgttgtcatgcggtttgaccgataaagattttcgtagaatattaggaaccaatatgagcatccaggttccgctgttggttattgaccagagacgagtctcagtcatgtctacatagttctcgaactcgtattgtccgcacgcttaacgttcgatgacgatcggtattatgagtttatgtgtttttgatgtaccgaaggatgttcggagccccggatgtgatcacatacatgacaaggagtcttgaaatggtcgacacaaaaagatcgatatattggaaggctatgtttggacatcggaatggttccagatgAGCTCGGgcatttaccgaagtaccggggagttaccggaaccccctggggagtctatgggccttattgggccttagtgggacagacgaggaggcggccaaggtgggggcgccccctccacccccccccccaagcccaatccgaattggggtgggggccggcccccctttccttctccctctctccttcttccttcttctactccaactagggaagggggaatcctactcccaccgggagtaggactccccccttgggcgcgccatgagagggccggacctcccctcctccactcctttatatacgggggagggggcaccccatagacacacaagttgattgtttagccatgtgcggtgtccccctccacaggTTTTCACctaggtcatatcgttgtagtgcttaggcgaagccctgcttcggtaacttcatcatcactgtcatcacgccgtcgtgctgacgaaactctccctcgacctcagctggatctagactttgtgggatgtcaccgagctgaacgtgtgcatatcgcggaggtgccgtactttcggtactaggatcggtcggatcgtggagacgtacgactacatcaaccgcgttgtcataacgcttctgctttcatctatgagggtacgtggacaacgctCCCTCTTGCTATgcgtcacctagatggatcttgcatgtgcgtaggattttttttgaaattactacgttccccaacaacccctTGATTAGTTGCTCCTCCTATACAAAGCTTAACGTGCCGCCGTGATAGATGACGCGCCACATGGGTCGTGCCTCATCCAGCTCCTCTCGTCCGGTCGCCAACCCGCAGTTTCTTTTTCCTCGTTTGTTTTTCGTTCTATTGGTTTGCCAACTCAGAAGAAACCCGATAGGTTTCATATTAATTTTGGAATTTTGGTGAAGTAATAAAAATATCACAGATTGGAAAAACTGTTTTCAATTTGAAATTACAGTGActtggaaaaaagttcatgaattcaaaaaaaatgcCGATTTAAAAACATTCATACATTTGAGGAATTTAAAAAACATGCATGAACTTGAGAATATTTGCGAATTGAGAAAcaattcatgaatttgaaagaaaACGAATCACAAACTTGAGAAAAAAGGTAAACGAACTTGATTGTTTTCGTCAATTTGCAAAAGAAGTCCACGAACTTgagaaaaatgttcacatattttgaaaaatgttcgtgaatttgagaaaaaatcatgaatttgaaaaatgctcATAGTCTTAAAAAATCGTGAATTTTGATAAATCtttatgaatttgagaaaaaagttcacgaatttgaaaaaataaaaacggaaaaaggaaaacaaaaaaatgcaGTATTGTTATTTATGAAAAGGCTGAAAAAAACGAAAATGTTGGTATTGATCACATTGGTTTCGTCAAAAGTCAAGTCACAAGCTTTGATCGAATTTACTAAATGGGAAACGCTTGCCTTTAGCCGGCGGATCGCACGCGAGCAATCCGCCGCCTATGCTGTGTGACGCGTGTCCTTTTCGTGTCCTTTTATGCAATATCATTTGTGTTGCAAATTGCATCCCGCAGTGACACCCATGTTGGAAAAAAATGCAGATGAAAAACTGTAAATATTTTCTGGAGCATCATCTGTGTTGCAAAATTTATTCCGCAACGACACCGATGTTACAAAAATAGTGAAGAAAAAAACCCGGCAACATCACCTATGTTGCAAAAGATTTCTGCAACCTAAGCTTTGTTGCAAAGGATTCTACAACACAAGCATTGTTGCAATGATGAGAACAGTGCTGGATGCTGGGTAGTTGTAGATATGACGGCCGCCGAGGcggcggatcttttaaaaagatccgaCGACCGACACGTAGCATGACCCACAATAGCATATGaaaaaaatatttttatgatgAATCTATTGTTATTGATTTGATATTCTATgtgttttcaatttttttctatgaacTTGCTTTTTGAACTAAGGAAATCTTTTCATTTATTCACCGCTAAGAATTTTATGTATATATAATAATGAATAGTAGGTCCCTTTTAGTTCCCCATATTTATGTAAGAATTTTTCAGGTACGTAACAAGAGTGTATTACGCACTTCTATTTTTTTTAGTCTTTTGTGATGCTTAAAAAGAAAAGGTTTATGCAAGTGACCCAAGCTCACTCTGTCTTTTCTGTACCTGGCTGGCACGCCTACTGCATGGCACGGTAGTCGACAGGAAATCAATTGATCTACCATCATCTTAGATCCAGAATTAATCGCATGTGCACAATTAAGTTGGTTACATCCACTGCCCGAAAGAAAAAGCTGGTAGCAAATTGGACCATTCGTGTGTGCCACTGCTAATTTCTGTtcgcaatgagaccttctcacccgtagcgatacttaagtctgtccgaatcatgttagcaaattgtcgcattttatgattataaaatttggcaagtggatgtcaaaactgcattccttaatggatatcttaaagaagagttgtatatgatgcaagcggaaggttttatcgatcgtaaaggtgctaacaaagtgtgcaagctctagcgatccatttatggactggtgcaagcatttcggagttgaaatatacgctttgatagtatgatcaaagcatatggttttatacagacttttggagaagcctatgtttacaagaaagtgagtgggagctctgtaatatttttaatattatatgtggatga is a window of Triticum dicoccoides isolate Atlit2015 ecotype Zavitan chromosome 2B, WEW_v2.0, whole genome shotgun sequence DNA encoding:
- the LOC119368797 gene encoding probable glutathione S-transferase GSTU6; amino-acid sequence: MAGGDELRLLGTWASPHVLRVRLALHLKGLGYEYVEEQGLKNYKSDELLLNSKLPVLTHGGKPVYGTSLSLIQDLDEAFTGAGSSLLPEGPSERAIARYWGDFIDDTLVKAMEKATWSVTCREKAGVKAQMAAAMETLEGAMRECSKPFFGGDSPGYVDVVLGGLLPWLCVTDKRQPSMKTFDPITTPLLLAWQDRFCSLKKVQGLMPDVGELVDLARPVPTHCSRESLQVILILSSLLVQIATACSR
- the LOC119368796 gene encoding probable glutathione S-transferase GSTU6 translates to MAGGDNLKLVGMWASPHVLRVQLALCLKGLSYEFVEMEGEQGLEKNKGEQLLLNSKLPVLIHGGKPIRGKSLSMIQYIDEAFVGASPSLLPDDPSERAMARYWADFIDDMLVKAMHMAAWGKTDGEKAKGKNQVASAVETLEGALRECSNPFFGGNTVGYVDVILGGLLGWVRETDAMQGVKTFDDPSMTPLLAMWADRFSALKEVLVVMPDVGALVDFAMPTTCARSSGPLGIAVSIYMIGVLLQMVASYLTWLGRAEGKGDPQDGNPCSRLHWLTPGALPYWGCYVLEGLDFVTSSMPTLFLLYVFVKGFKSSMVRVLLMGVPVLVVTWYFLTLYKPCGPDTLNITTTLMSMLPRPSIFTE